The Rattus norvegicus strain BN/NHsdMcwi chromosome 2, GRCr8, whole genome shotgun sequence nucleotide sequence TAAGCAGCTGAGCGCTTGGTGGCATCTGGAAAGTGTGGAGAATAAATATCATAGGGGGGAAAAAACCATGAATTCTCTAAGAGTAAATTGTTTACCTAATTTATATCAAAATAGTTAATTACCTACTATGAGGTAGGTAGAAGCAATCAGTGACTATTgatagaaagaaaacatggaggtGAAATAAATGTTAAGAAAAGGTAGAGGGGCAAATGCTGTCATTTGTGAACATGTGACAGAGCCATGTGGACACACCCAGGCTATTTGTGTGCAAGTGGGGAAACCCTCATGAAGGAAGCAGGGTGGAAACTGGGAAGGTGAGAACACGGCTGGGGCAAAGATGAAGCCCATGGGCCAGGCAACCGAAGGCACAGTGGGCGAGAGCTATGGAAAGGCCTGACTCAGCTCTCAGGAATGGACTGCATGTGGTAATcgaggaggggagggcagggcaagggaggggaggggctatgGTTGGACTAGAGGGACAGCactaaataaatgtttgcttCATTAAACTGTTTGGGAAGATACTCCACTGCCTTTGGCAAACAACGCCAGAGGCATCAAAGGAAATACCAGCCAGCCGGTTAGTGATGGTGTGCACTCTACAAATGGCCTGTTTGTCTGTTCTAGGAGGGCTCTGGTTAAAATGCTGGGAAGGGAGCTCTGGGGAGCAAGAGACAGTTATGGAGCCTGATACATTCTGGCCTATGTAGACTCACCTAATAAGATTTGGTCCAGAatttaaaatctcaaaataaatCTCCTTCATAGAGGAAAGTAATGGTGGACAAGTGACCTCATTATGTCCAATATCTGGTTAGTGAAAGATTATGAATAAAGTCATAAAGCGTATGTTCTGAGTCTGAAAAAGCTTGGGCTAGTGAGGACTGCATGACTTTAACAAGGGCCTAAATCCGCCTGAGCCCATGAAACGGAACATCATACCCACTTGGTAAAAGGCCAGGGCCTATCACATTTGGGTTCAGCCGTCTCTGTCCCTTTAGCCTTCTTCACAACAGAGGTCACTGAGAAGAAAGCCAGAGGGCTCGCTGGCCCTTCACGCAGAGCCTCACAAGgggccagggatgtgtgtgtAGGATTTCCCTGTTGTCTGGATTTTGTTCTCAGCCCCAAATGCCTCAAAAGTCGACACTGTTAACTTGGGTAGTGGACTGGCTGTCTAAGGCCAACAAAATACCCTGCACACTTAAGGAGAGTTTAGAATGAAAGTGTATCTTCCAGAATTAGATACAGTTCCCTTACAGCCCCTCCCCTCCAAGGTTTTTCTGTGTCCTAGAaatggctctgtagaccaggctggcctcaaacttagagttccacctcttcctgagtgctaggcttAAAGGCGAGCACCACCTCTTCCATTTGTTTTAGGAGTCTGAGTACTTTGTCTACCTGTATGTATTTCTTCGTGCCCGCTATGGGAGGTGGGGTTATACATGGCTGTGAGCTTAGAACTGAACCCatttcctctgcaagagcagcaagtgctctttgtatatattgctaATGTTGGAGAAACACAACATACTCCCACATAAATGCCACCTGTGAACCCTGTGCATCAGACCTTGCTATAAACTCattcatttctaaaataaaatgaaaaagtaaaaaaaggtTAGAATTATTTTCTGAATTATACTACATTTTACTTACTGAGGAAACACCTTCATCAACTAGTCCAGGCTAAtcttataaatcttttttttaaattatttattatttatatatgagtacactgtagctgtcttcagactcaccagaagagggcatcagatcccattgcagatggttgtgggccaccatgtggttgctgggatttgaactcaggacctctagaagagctgtcagtgctcttaaccgctgagccatctctccagcccccaggctaatcttgaactcttGGCAGTCCTCATAACCCAACCTTCTAAATACTGGGATTTGATTTGTGACTTCATGCTCTGTGATGGGATTTAGGCATTACCCAAGTATATAATAACATTTTCCCCAGGACTAGTTTCTGCATATAACTAACATTAACTGTGGGGTGGTGGTTGTGcaggcctttaataccagcatggGAGACTATGGCAGTTGGCAGATGAATCGCTGAGttccaaggtcagcctggccttcaaagcaagttctaggaagcgaaggctacacagagaaaccctgtctcagaaaaacaacaacaacaagaagaagaaactgaaaagtAGTTTAATTAGTATAATTCACTAGCCTGATGTTTCTAgacatttcatcatggacttcTTTGTACTAGTCTTAAGACCCAGATGTTCATTGGGCACCCCATATTCGGTAAGTGCTGGTtgaggggttagagagatggctcaatagtcgttgaggacccaggttcaattcccagcatacaGGTGGTGGCTAACAGCCATTTatctagttccaggggaatcgAGGCCCTGCCCACCGTTGGCaccatgcaaacaaaacacccatacacataaataaaaataaataccctACCTTAAcagcccccccccaaaagaaatgAGGATgacaaagaatattaaagatgAAAAATTATGAGGGTGACAAAGAACCTCAAAGGGTAGAACTGGactatattattttctttaataagcATACTGCTTTCATAGGATTACTAAGGGAAGGATTTTGCTGGGTACAGAGCCTGACAAGCAAGACCCTAGGAAGAAACTGAGggcttaaaacattttaaaggaagaGTGCATGGGTAGACGTGGGGGATGATCGCTCTAGCCAGAGTCTGCACACAAAGATTAATTTGGGGCTTTCACTGGACGCTTAGAGAGGGATACGAAGTGGACATGGGTGATTTGATGTTAAGGAAGTAAAAGACagggcaggggagaggaggggaggggttgtGGTTGTGACAAAGGCAAGATTAGTATCTTGCCTATCTTGGTACCTTAAAGTTTGTGGGTGCAATTCTTGGAAGAGGGCAAAGGAATGCAGAGCTCATGTCCCGATGCTACATGATGCTTGTTGAGACAAACGAATTAAACATTTGGTAAACGTCTGATATCGGAGTCTGAGCTTGTGAAACGAATCTGGATCAGCTGGAAGCTTGTGAGCCTCGCCGGAATGAAGAGCTGGTGAGAGGGCAGTTCAGCAGAACTCGTGGATTTAGAAGTGGGGAGAGAACCGGAGCAGGGTAAAGAAAATCCAAGGAAAGATCGGAGGAGGACACATTGAAAGCTAGAGGGAAAAGGTGGCGACAGACGCCTCCTAGAGGTCAAAGGAGATGATACAATGTCATCTAGCCCTTGGTCAAACGATTCAGGGGCAAAGATGGGAAAGGGGGCGAGTACTGACAAGGGTCATTAGTTCCTTTACGGAGTCTGCCTGTGTGAGACAGCAAAGGTGAGACTTGGAGAGTAATTTAAAGCGCCGTGGGCGGGGGAAACCCAGAGCAGAATCCCATACTTCGAGGGGAGTGCCTCGCATTTTGTACTCTtggttttgtttagattttccacCTCTAAACcgggcaaacaaaacaaacctctaTAATTTACGACAGTAAACAGCTCCGTGAAATTCTTCTGCCCTTAAAAGCCCTGCGATGTAAATAGGGGGCTTTAATGTGGCCCTCATCGATTGGTAAATTCCCTTTTCCAAAAGTCCGTCATTTCCTGTACTGCAGGATGTAAACCACTGAGTCCAGCTTCTGCTATCCCATTGGCTGTTGGAGACAGCTCCGTTTTAAGCCAATCAAACTATTTTTTCTTCACCCCTCCCAATAGATCTTATAAATTACACCAAATTGCTTCACCTTTCCATATCCTTTCCTTGAAAAAGCAGCAGTTATTGCTTATTCCGCCATGTCCGGCCGCGGCAAGCAAGGAGGCAAGGCCCGCGCCAAGGCCAAGTCGCGGTCGTCCCGCGCCGGGCTGCAGTTCCCAGTGGGTCGCGTGCACCGGCTGCTGCGCAAGGGCAACTACGCGGAGCGCGTGGGCGCCGGCGCGCCGGTGTACATGGCGGCGGTGCTGGAGTACCTGACCGCCGAGATCCTGGAGCTGGCGGGCAACGCGGCCCGCGACAACAAGAAGACCCGCATCATCCCGCGCCACCTACAGCTAGCTGTAAGGAACGATGAAGAGCTCAACAAGTTACTAGGAGGAGTCACCATTGCCCAGGGTGGGGTCCTCCCCAATATCCAGGCTGTCTTACTACCGAAGAAAACGGATAGTCATAAGCCTGGAAAGAACAAATAACTTAAGTATCCTTTCCCACACAAAAAGGCTCTTTTAAGAGCCACCAAAGTGTCAACCAAAGGGCTGGTCACAAACTAGCGCGTTAGCTCCTTTTATGAAGATTTGGTGGCTCTAAAAAGAGCCTTTTTTGGATTAGTGAGTTTCACTTGCTCTTAGCCTTGTGGCTCTCAgtcttcttgggcagcagcaCGGCCTGGATGTTGGGCAGGACGCCGCCCTGCGCGATCGTCACTTTGCCCAGCAGCTTGTTGAGTTCTTCGTCGTTGCGGATGGCCAGCTGCAGGTGGCGCGGGATGATGCGGGTCTTCTTGTTGTCGCGGGCCGCGTTGCCCGCCAGCTCCAGGATCTCGGCGGTCAGGTACTCCAGCACCGCTGCCATGTATACCGGCGCGCCGGCGCCCACGCGCTCCGCGTAGTTGCCCTTGCGCAGCAGCCGGTGCACGCGACCCACTGGGAACTGCAGCCCGGCGCGGGACGACCGCGACTTGGCCTTGGCGCGGGCCTTGCCTCCTTGCTTGCCGCGGCCAGACATAACTAAGATGTAGAGTAAGACTAGCTGAAGTGACAACTCTGATGAAGCTAGGTTGGTTGGCTCTAAGACCTTTATAGGCGTTCCTAGGGGTGGGGTCAGGAGGGAGCTTTTCATTGGTCGTTATTTGGCCCCAGAGAAGTCCAATGAAATCTGAAATTTTAGACTTGTACTGAAAACGCAAGTTTCGCGTATGGGCCAATGGAAATTAAAAGTACTTTGAGACCTAATTTGCATAACATGTTTATAAAGAGCTCAGGTCCTCGGGGGCCCTGATTGTTTTTCTGCTTACTAGACTGTTTTCCACTATTTGCTTTCAATCATGCCTGAACTGGCCAAATCCGCTCCGGCTCCCAAGAAGGGCTCAAAGAAGGCTGTCACCAAGGGGCAAAAGAAAGACGGCAAGAAGCGCAAGCGCAGTCGCAAGGAGAGCTACTCCATCTATGTGTACAAGGTGCTGAAGCAGGTGCATCCGGACACGGGCATCTCGTCCAAGGCCATGGGCATCATGAACTCGTTTGTCAATGACATCTTCGAGCGCATCGCAAACGAGGCTTCTCGCCTGGCGCATTACAACAAGCGGTCTACAATCACATCGCGGGAGATCCAGACGGCGGTGCGTCTCCTACTGCCCGGAGAACTGGCTAAGCACGCTGTGTCGGAGGGCACCAAGGCGGTCACCAAGTACACAAGCGCCAAGTAGAGGTCTCCTGGATGAAGCGCTCCGGGCCCTTTTGGGCTTTAAAGTCTCTTGCAGTCACTCGCTCAAATCAGGAGAGAGCTTTGTCCACTCGCATTAGTTTTCTAGTTCCTATTCCAAAGTTACTTTAAGGGTCTTGGAAAAGGTACACTCAAGACATTAAGCCTTTGTGGTTTTGAGTTTCCCTGTGGGTTATCAGGTTTGCAGTTAGCTGCACCCTACTTAGTTTCTTGGAGTTCGTTTTAGACTAGGATAACTGAGGTGGGTCTCTGGGCCCGGCTTCCGTGTTCTAGTCTGTTGTGTCCCGGTGCCTTTTGCTTGACCTAAAGTGAGGTGGTTTCCTTACCTTGTCGATTAGAGCCTTCTAATCAGCTAAGTCTGTGTTGATGAATGCTGGGTACCAGCCATCTAAAACTGAAACTGCTCTGACTTTAGTAGCTGTGTCCTGGGCACCAGCGGTTAGGGCTGCTTAGGGCGGTGTCCCTCTGACTTACTGATGTATAAACACGAGTGCTTCGCGTTGCTGCAGATTCGTTAGAAATCTGTTGTAGTTCTCTATCAGACTTTAGAATCCCTGTTCgtgtcttgttttgttctgtttaggttcttgtttgtttgtttggtcggttggttgggtttttttcttcccatttaaTACTTTGCGTTAACCGCTGCAATGCCAGGTTACCACAAGGATActgttccttttctctctggGCCCGTGAAGCCATCTTTCTAATCCACACACTCAGTAAttagcatttttttcttcctgtcgTGTCTCCAGGAAAAGTTGTCTGAAGTTCCCTTTGCTTTTTTGTTTACATTGTTGCTGGTCAAGCTGGCCTGACATTTTTATACCCACCAATGTCTTACTCACAGCAGATGATACTTTTTTAAATTACCTATTGAATTAATTTTTGTATCACTGCTTCTTTTGAATTACTTattgaattaatttttatatcaAGGCGGGGCGGCAGGGGCTTTGTCCATTTGATGTATGTGAAGACACCTTGGAATGGAAATGTTTTGAGGATTCTTTTTCCAAATTTGTCTCTAGTTATAGTTACTGTggtggctgttcttggttgtcaacccaAGCAGGTAGGTACACCTgtggggaacttttttttttttttcttaattccatAATTTGAAGTGAGAAGAACCACTTTTAATCTGGATCTTTTGAAGTGGCAAGATCCACCTGCAATCTGAGCCACCCCTGCTGGCAGCTTCTATTAAAGGAGTTTGAAGAAAGAAGCTTGTTCTTTGCGTGCTTACAAAGATGTCTACTTtaactggcattagagcctactaaTTCAGGATTCTGACATACACTGAAcaccagccttgtggactgaacaactactggattatTGGACCTTCCGTTAGTAaatagccattgttggactagctggagtCATCTGTTTATGCTCgcgtacatgtgtgtatgtttaccaGGGATGGCAGTAATAGTTCCCTTAAATTTGCCAATTTAGAGTAAGCTCTTGGATTTTCATTGAATTGAGAACGGTGGCCTTCCTGGGGAGAGACTTTttactgccaccaccaccccattCCCAATTGTTCTATTCCCTACAGAGATAAACTTTCATTTTCCAATTGTCCCTGTCTTTTACATTTCAGAGGGCTCGCCGGTAGGCTATGGAGTGAATGGTGAAGTTAATGGGAGCTAAATGGGTTGGTTCCGCTGGCCGATGCTTGGCCAACACTATACACTTTTGTCTCCCTACCTGAAGACAAACAGCCTGGGCTTTCTTTTGTGGAGTgtagcattttgcatttttcctttgaagtcTTGATTTTGTTGGCGAAATACTTGACGGTCTGATCACTTTCTCAGGTCTGCTTTACGGTAAGAGTTCCTGGAGCTTTGTGAATCCAAAAACGAGTTCCAGACATTGTCATGAATAGAATAAATTCTGtttcctgcatgtgtgttttcAAGTGTGTGGACACTGTTATTATCATTAATAAAGTTGCCACTTAGTTTCAAATCTttgctggattgttttctgtgcaaCTCATTTcctcaaataataaaatgagTAGATGCAGCCATTTGTGGTTGGGTCTGTGGAAAAGCCAGGTGTCTCAGATTTGAAGGATTTATACACCATTAGCTGGAGCTTAGGGGTGCAGCTCAGAAGGTTTGACCTGAATGCACTGAGGCCGTAGGTTCAACCCCCAGCCCATTAAACACTCACCTGCTTCTAACTGAACATTGCTTCAGAGGCACATTACAGTTGGAAGATCCTATGACAAGGCCACTGTTAATGCCTTGTGATTGAGAAAAATATGACCACAAATAAAAAGTACTACAAACAAGATAAAGTGAAATAGAATCCCTGGTAAAGTTTTGCCAACACCTGCAGTATGCTAGGGAGTGTTCTAAGCCCTTTCAAACTACTGGCTCATTTGATCCTCACAGGGAACTTTCCAGAGTAAGTCCCGTGGTTATCTCCCTTTTTATAGCTAAGGGAACAGAGGCATGGCATTGCCTTTCCTCATAAACTGTTTAGAGAGTAAGTCTCCAGTTTAGTTTCATAGGACTTGAGAGAGTAGGATTGGTCCCTGAAAACCCTGACCCCCCCTCTGCCTTTGGGAAGAGGGGGTTGGAGTATCTACACTTCGCctccaacaacacacacacacacacacacacacacacacacacacacacacacacagagtg carries:
- the H2ac21 gene encoding H2A clustered histone 21, with the protein product MSGRGKQGGKARAKAKSRSSRAGLQFPVGRVHRLLRKGNYAERVGAGAPVYMAAVLEYLTAEILELAGNAARDNKKTRIIPRHLQLAVRNDEELNKLLGGVTIAQGGVLPNIQAVLLPKKTDSHKPGKNK
- the Hist2h2be gene encoding histone cluster 2 H2B family member E, encoding MPELAKSAPAPKKGSKKAVTKGQKKDGKKRKRSRKESYSIYVYKVLKQVHPDTGISSKAMGIMNSFVNDIFERIANEASRLAHYNKRSTITSREIQTAVRLLLPGELAKHAVSEGTKAVTKYTSAK
- the H2ac20 gene encoding H2A clustered histone 20, which produces MSGRGKQGGKARAKAKSRSSRAGLQFPVGRVHRLLRKGNYAERVGAGAPVYMAAVLEYLTAEILELAGNAARDNKKTRIIPRHLQLAIRNDEELNKLLGKVTIAQGGVLPNIQAVLLPKKTESHKAKSK